Part of the Falco rusticolus isolate bFalRus1 chromosome 2, bFalRus1.pri, whole genome shotgun sequence genome is shown below.
TAAATTCTATGCAGTTGAAAGTAGTATCAAACCCTATTCCACTTCTTGgaaatacacacaaatattttcatggtactgaaaaaaaacccacaatgcCTTAATGTGCATATTGTGCATTGTGCATATATGTAGATGCATACGCATGAACTTCATCACTATCCTTTAGTTATACCTTTTAACTGACATCTCctgttgaaaacagaagtattaACAAGTTCATATGCTCTGTTCTCTACTATTGGGCCTTTCAATGTCAAGACAATCTATAAATCCAACCTGATGAGACATAAACACTGCTGTGAGGGTTATCCACGGCAACAAATCCATATTCTAGTAGCAGTCGCTGATTATCATGAGGCCCATAACAGATAAATacttcttcatattttctgcaCTGTGAATTTGTCCAAATTTCATAGCTTCTTGTCCGTTCATTAAATGCAGCTTTTACCTTcatgaagttaaaaataaaaggttttacTCTTGGCAGGAAGACGGGGTGAAAAAGGAATCAGACCCTGAATATTAAAATCTAACAGTATTGAACACTCAAGTCtaacactggaagaaaacaggtaGTGTTACAGATGTCTGAAAAGGCAACCCATCAGCATGAAGAACAGACATCAAAACCTTAGTCCACAGGATGTGCTACCCACTGTGGCAACTTATTATAGAAGACTCAAATCCGCAAATAAAGATGGTTTCATGCAGAGTTGGCCCCTTTTGTTCTGTCCCAACTCTGCTGGCACACAGCCCCTGACAAAGGGTGGAATTGCTCTATGCACTTTCCTAAGGCTGCTCAGAAGCTTCAGCCAGAGGTGAAGTAACCCAGGGACCATGTAATTTAAGATTTGTCTCAAGAGCTGAGCCTTTTGGGGAGCAGAGTAGGGTTATATTTACAAACTGCTACCCTGGATGCAAATCTCACCCAGCCGCGATGGGCTCTCCCTGTAACTTTGCTTTGCTACATAAACTGAAACATTTGAATCAACTTTATTCAACTGCCTTGGGCTGAATAACAAGCTCCAGGGTATATATGAACCCTGAGTACTCAGCCTGCATGTGTCCTCAACAGACATTGCTCCCACCATGAGATTTCTCACTGACCTCCAGACACTCCCAAACCATCACAGAAATACATACTGTATTGAGATACTGCACttacaaataaagaaattaagtgaTCTATTTTGTTTCTTACCTGAACATTTGGACTGTGGTTTAGCAAATCTAAATATGGTGCCAATGCATAAACATCTGGCTCAAGAGAAAAACATTCCCTCTGTGCATGTTTCATGTATATTGTCCTGGTATTAATAGAGCACCAAGCCCACTCTAGAGCACTGTAGTTAAAAATAGTTCTTGTGTTCTCAGCAAACAAaggctgcagagaagagaaaaaagccttGGAAGACACATACAACTCATGGACTGTCGTTCTCTGTTCCTGagccttcttttttaaaggttcAGGAAGAAGGCTTACTACGTCACGCTCCAAACAAACAGGGCAAGTGTATGTCTTGGGTAAAACATCAAGATACGGCTTCCACAGAGATTTCTCACCAGCATGCTTCTCTGCTATTAAAAATGTGCACAGTGCTATCAAAGGAGATACAGGAGGCTTCCAtctattagaaaacaaaacaaaaataccaacaCAGCAGATACACAGAGGTGAGATAGGAAATGGATGCATGCAGCAGTATTTTATCTCTCTTctagttattttaaatgttataaaTAGCTtctattttaaacttctttgtAGTTCATTTCCAAGTCCTTTTGATGATTTCAAAGGAGCTATAAAAGCTGGTTTGTAGTAACAACTTCAAGCTCACCTCTtgggttgggttgtttgggttttgggttgggttttttttttctttggggtgGGCGGGTGTAGGATACATAAGAAGTACTACATATCCAGCATAGGTCTTTGTTCTGAATTTTCTAAAAGGCCGTGTTCATGGGACTGCTTTGCAACTCCATTTTATCCTCCTTCTCCTATTGAAGCACATTCAGAAATTCCCAATAAGCCATTCATAACCGCCATTTAGGTCCAAGCTTTCCCTAGAGGCAGGTCAAGTTCAAGCCTGTACCAGTCCTCAGCTCTGCCTAGCTAAAAGGAGATGCTTTTTGTCCAAACCTTACCTATCTGAGCATTCCACATGCATGAAAGTCCACAAGAAATACTCAAACAAGTTAGGGTATGCAGTTTAAAGCCCTACCACTGCTTAAGATGATTGATCCACTAATAAGCAACCCACCGTAAACGCCAGCTTGCCCATAAAGCATCACTTTTCACTTACCTCATAATGTATTCTCCCAGGCAGCTACTAAGGACAGTGCCCGTGGTGAGCAAGCATTTCTCAGGCAATGAAATAATCAGATCCCCTGCctttggggaaggggggtggggaagagggaaCCACACACAAAGATTAGTAAAGGTCAAGTGTAAATGACTCATCTACTACACTATTTCTGAACAGAGAGACCTTCTCCAGAGAACACCAATGTCAGGAAGCAAACAGATATGTATTGGGTTTGCACGGCAAGGTTTTGATAGTTGggagggctacaggggtggcttctgcaAGAAACTGCTGGAAGCTTCCATTGTGTCTgatagagccaatgccagccagctccaagatggacctaccgctggccaaggctgagccagTCAGTGACATGGTGTTGAACTTGATGGAAACTGGCATGGTTTTAAGACAGTCACAGTCCAGGGAAGGAGGACAATTTCAGTCACTAGGAACTGCCACCTGCAGAGTGTTAACTGTTCACAGAAAGTCTGGTGTCTGGCTATTCACTTTCTTTGTGCTGAGATATATTTTAGAGTAGATCTCACAAATGACTGAACTTCTATCAACACAGCAGTATGGGGTAGGGATATTTTAGGTCATGTCTATGCTGACGCTGTTTGCCAAGCTGCTGTGTGTGTAAATCAAATTCATGTCTGGCTTGAGCCGTACGTGCCCATGCCTGTAGGGAGAGGACATGAACCAGGTCAATACTCTCCCCTTCCCATTCATCTCCTGAGTTTCCCTATCTTGCTCAAGCCCAGTTGAGTCTAGCTCTCATTTCACTTTCTGCAGACTCCCAACACTGTGGATAACCTCAGCTTGTGGCTTCAACTGCTGGCTCCAACCCTGAGCCAGCGTAAGAATATACACTGTTCTCTACACATGACTTTGCCAATGCATCTCCTTCCTACCTCTTGCTATACTATTTCATAAAAGTTTCTGGGTCTGATTCCCCATTATTTGGTATACTATTCTCATGCCAGTTAGGAAACGTCTCCAACAAGCCTATTTTCTGAGAGACACTATTCAGTCAGAGTTCAGCCTTTCTCCGCCAATATCTGAAAGGCAAGGTATTTTTTGTATCATTCCCCTTTTCTGCTGGGAACGTCTGAGAAATTATGTTTCTATTAGCTGGTCTACCAAAATGACCCGTGCTGTCAACATGAGGTTAAATCTGTAGTTTCATATTATGGCTAAAACAATCTAAAGCCAAATGCTGCTTACAAACCCATTCCTTTCCTCCATCCCCCTCCCTGATAAGCCATTCCTCCCTTTGTACCAGCACTTGTCTAACCAAGGTCAGAGATTTCAAGGAGCAAAGCAATTgaaactaataatttttttgaagaCAGTTTTCTGTTACTTTAACTTCCTAAAGCAACTCACCACACAAATGGGAAAGACTGTTACAGTCAATGCAAAGGAAGCTAggggagccagcagctgagggagaagGCATACAGGGGGGAAGGGGCCTGCTCCTTCTGGTTTCAGTTAGCCACTGATTGCCTTAAACTGAAACACGAGACTATATACCAAATCTCTGTAAATGTAAACAGGAATGTCTTCATCCAACAAGCCCTCCCAGATATCCTAACACTGCAAATTCTGGTATTAGCTGGAAACTACATTCACAACAGGAACTGTGAAGACTTTGTCTGGAATTTTGAGCTTTGTTTGTTGCAAAAGTTATTATatctaaaaaaaatctgaggagCTCTTGCATGACAATCAACATTACTAACCTGAAGAGCCTTTGTTGTCATCAGTCCTCTTCCTGTATCTGAAATGAGAACAAAGAGGATGCttaaatacatgtatatgtgtAAAATACAGGAGACTATGATAAGCTGCAATAAATTAACAGACCAGCAAGGAAAAGCTCTAAAAGAACATACATTATCTCTTACAAATCATAAAAGCTGGTTATGGATTGTTCCATATATATACcttatttctttgttctctgattctctttttacttttcaggaTCCTGTGAAAGCCCTTCCCTGAATCTCCTGCAACACTTCCTGTCCAGTTCTTTATACTCaacttctttttcctaatttttttctttaaacacatcTTTCATCACTGGCTGCTGTTCTTGGTTTCAGAGTTTTAACTAAACTTTAAAATTTCTATttacaatgtttttctttgattcaTGCTATTCTCTCTACTATTTAATATTGAAAAAGTTTTGTAACATAATCtacttaaagagaaaaaatacaagtataTACCTTTACTGTAAACAGTTCAAAGTTAATCCCAGCTCTAAAATCATTTACTTATCTGTATCACTAGATCTGCTGAACTtgcatgggggaaaaaaaagatgaagaaatgaTAACTAGGTTAGATTCTGATACTGGAAATGCTTAAAGAGATActactttcttctttaaaactgtGCTACTGACACTAAGAATTTCTACAAGGAATTCAGCATAGGTGTGCACGTTTTGCAGCATACCAGAGTATTCTTGTACAAGAGTTTTACATGAGATCATCTTTATGTAAGAAACAGTTCATACTACTTCAGGCCTCCATACCTACTTGTTTACATTAGATGGCATTCATGTGCATTTGCCAGAAGTCCTTAAAAGACCAACCgtaactgttttttttttttcctgacgCCAACCAAGTGTGGGGttcaaaatgaaagcaggaatATAATATTCTTAGAAGAATCAGAAATTCATACCACCAATACATAATTAAAACATTACCCCAGAACTCTGCTGGCCTTAAATTACTGTCTTCAAatcctctgtttttcagccACTTCTTAAGTTTAATGTATTCCAGCTTTTGACTGCAGttgactaaaaataaaaaatgagggGATTAATGCTATAAAATAGCACTCTGTTGGAAAATcaagaaaattgaaaatttttACTGTATAGTcagaaaaactgtgttttggaCATTGTAGTACAGCATAATAGAATAGCAAGAAAGGCTCCCCTCCAACTAGTTTACAAAGTTCTGGGCACCAGGAGCTCTCACACTGTAGGAGTTATTCAGCATATTCAAGGGTCAAGGAATTAAAGAGTAATGTAGTACTTGCCATTAGCCAGAAAAGAGAGCTCATAATCACGATGCTCTGCTTGGGATTCTAAACTAATGCTAGAATATTTACATAGAAAAAGCTAACATTTATGAATGTTATTTTCAAACTACAAAGATAGTTTGACAAATATACATCATGACACCCTGACAAACAAttggttattttattatttagcaATACTTCCAGGGACAGTACCTCCACCCATAAAACTCTgcaagtgttttcttcttctctttcgGCCTGTTCgacctctgtttttcttcatattaagTAACAGATTTTGCCTTATTTAGACaacctgaattaaaaaaaaaaaagttacttaaaaatatctttaagtCCCTTTCAAATAGTACATGTTTCTTTTATCTCAATAAAATCAGAGCACTGACTGTTTAATAAGCTGTGTCTCTAAAGTTTAGGAAACACACTAGAAGCAAACACCTAGAGGAGGGTGGGTGAAAGGGATGAGGAAAGGCGGGAAGCCCTTACCTCCCAAACATCACCCTGGCCGAGGCACGGCCATAACCCTCTAAAGGAAACGAGACACCCGTGTTCATGGGCACACAACCGAGTTTTAAAACAGCTAATGTATTACAATTATGGAAAATTAATGGGCATAAACAGCCTCTGCAGTTTGTTTCTTCAAATAACAAGAGCAGAATGGGGGTCTCTAACCGCACACGCTGCAGAAAACCTCTCGCCCCCCCTGTGCTGACCAGAAGCGCCGGCCCGGTGCAGCACCGTGGCACAGCGCAGCTCCACACTCCAGCATGCACGATAAACTGAGCTGTATCAGCCACGCTCCTTACACCTCGGTCTGTTGTTGAAAGGTGTATTTAATTTCCCCGTGCCAGCACCGCCTTTAGCTGAGCCTCAGGAGCGCAGGGACCGCCTGAAGCGAGGGCGCGCCGAACGGCGGGGCAGAAGGCCGGGCACGCCGCCGCGCAGCTCTCCCCCCTCCGCGGCACGCCTCCCCCGCCGCCAGCACGCCTGAAGACGCCAGCCACCCTGTCCCCCGGCGCTGAGGGGGCTGGTCTAAcagcacacccccccccccggcagctcGGGACAAGCCGTGCGGCCGCCAGTGACGGGCGACCCGCTGCGCGCCCCAGAGCGGGGCGGAACCGCTGAGGGAGCGCTGGCGCTTCCCGCCGCACGCTGGGCCGCTCCGCCCCTCCCGCTCTGACCGGCAAGGCCCCGCATCGCCCCAGAGAAGCGGACGCCGCTTGGGGCCGCCTATGCCCCCGGCATTTTAAGGTAGTGGAGACTGAGGAGTGTAACGAGAAACCCCACCACCCCGGGGCgacccagctccagctccccaTTCCCTCCCGGGCTGAAACCGCAACGAGGGAGAGGGCAAAGGCGGATGCGCTGCCCGGcatcccccacccccgccaGCCCACCTGCCGGAGAGGGCGCACGCGCGGCCACCCTGTCCCTGGCCGCCTCAGGCCctcgcccgccccgcccccgccccgcccccgcccgccgcaggAGGCGGGGCGTCGCCGCCGCCATCTTAGGCGCGTTCGCCGCCGTCACCCGCGGTGTGTGGGCGTGTGTGGCTGGCGGCCAGCTCGTCCTCTCGTCGCCGCGTAGAGTTGGGGAGCGAGGAGGAAGGCACCACTGCTGGAGGTGGGTGAGGGAGGGCTGGCTGCCCCTCTGGGCCCACCCGCAGCTTCTCGCCGCTTTCCGTCCCTgtgcggggcgcggcggggccgcagGACGGCCGTggtggccccgcggggaggagggggtCCCCTGGGAAGTCGGGCTTCGTCGTGGCTCGCGGGTTTGCTTTGCGTTCCCCTTAAGCAGAAAAACCGGTCCTGAGGAGGTGGTAGTGAGTGAAACGTGCTGGTTTGCGGCGAGGTGGGACCTTGGTGGTGAGCCGGGGGGTGGCTCCTGGCCCTGGTGAAGTCAGTCAGTATAGCTGGGCAGGCTTCTAGGAGCTGATTGGGACTTCACCCAAGCTAGATGTCTGCTTGTGGTCAGTTACGAGCTGATTTGGAAGGGAGGTGGCAATTAAGTCGGAAGTGGACAAACCCAGCGTTTTAAACTTGCTTTTATGGGGGAAATGCGTATTTTTCAAGCATGTTATGTCTGGAGtaaaagcagcaagcaggtTTTGTAGCTAGAGCTGACTGGAGTgttaaacagaagaaacatgTAGTCAATTTATGttccactgttttcttctgaaaatgctaGAATTGGTTCTCTGGCCTGATACTTGAAGATCAAGCTACTCCCCTTTTTTGAGCCCGAGTTGTTCACCCTTTGCTTCAGTGCTTGAACTGAACCAGTTGAATATccttaaaagacagaaatggtATTCCTGTAAGGTGTATCTGCAGAAGAACTTACTCCCATCAAAAGTTAATGTACCACTAAAGATTAgttattg
Proteins encoded:
- the SETD4 gene encoding SET domain-containing protein 4 isoform X1, which produces MKKNRGRTGRKRRRKHLQSFMGGVNCSQKLEYIKLKKWLKNRGFEDSNLRPAEFWDTGRGLMTTKALQAGDLIISLPEKCLLTTGTVLSSCLGEYIMRWKPPVSPLIALCTFLIAEKHAGEKSLWKPYLDVLPKTYTCPVCLERDVVSLLPEPLKKKAQEQRTTVHELYVSSKAFFSSLQPLFAENTRTIFNYSALEWAWCSINTRTIYMKHAQRECFSLEPDVYALAPYLDLLNHSPNVQVKAAFNERTRSYEIWTNSQCRKYEEVFICYGPHDNQRLLLEYGFVAVDNPHSSVYVSSDTLLKYFSPLDKQRNAKLSILKDHDFLENLTFGWDGPSWRLLTALKLLSLGADEFTCWRRTLLGDIISARNEEQTLNIAAKICNFLIKETQHVLLQISQLKRNKENLKNHLALVEALRLEDLKVLQKSAEILSNLNMVTT
- the SETD4 gene encoding SET domain-containing protein 4 isoform X2, with the translated sequence MKKNRGRTGRKRRRKHLQSFMGGDTGRGLMTTKALQAGDLIISLPEKCLLTTGTVLSSCLGEYIMRWKPPVSPLIALCTFLIAEKHAGEKSLWKPYLDVLPKTYTCPVCLERDVVSLLPEPLKKKAQEQRTTVHELYVSSKAFFSSLQPLFAENTRTIFNYSALEWAWCSINTRTIYMKHAQRECFSLEPDVYALAPYLDLLNHSPNVQVKAAFNERTRSYEIWTNSQCRKYEEVFICYGPHDNQRLLLEYGFVAVDNPHSSVYVSSDTLLKYFSPLDKQRNAKLSILKDHDFLENLTFGWDGPSWRLLTALKLLSLGADEFTCWRRTLLGDIISARNEEQTLNIAAKICNFLIKETQHVLLQISQLKRNKENLKNHLALVEALRLEDLKVLQKSAEILSNLNMVTT